From the genome of Candidatus Cloacimonadota bacterium:
GTGCAAAGAAAGCACATGTGCCACTTTTTGTTCCAGCACCTTCCATTTCCAAACCTTTTCTGGCATGAATTGGTGGATGCCATGGTTGCTATTCACGTAAATCTCTCCCTTTTAAAATATCCTTACATTAGCTAATATAACGGGATTTCATCAGTATGCCATTAAAAGCGACATATTCCATAATTTCAAGCAGTTAGTTAGGTAATCGTTCCCAAATACCTTCATATTTCTTCCACACACCGGCATGTTTATATAAAGTGATGGTTCTTGATGCCAAAGAGGGATCGTCGCGCACAAAAGATTGCCATGTGGGGCTAAACTCATAATTTCTAAGCTTGTGCCACGAGCTTTGTTGCGTATATCCGTAGAAGTGGTAATCCATACCCAAATCCATTACTTTCTGCAACACTCGCAAGCTGTTCTCTTGGTCATGGTTGCCCAGAATCACGAGCTGCGCCTCGTTTAGAGTTGACTCATCCATAATAAGCAAGAAGTCTTCATCTGCCGGTTCCCAAGTTCTGGGATATCGCTCTGCCACAATGTTTAGTGTATCTGCCGTGTCGCTAAGTGTAATAAGCATAAATGCAGTTTCCGAATTTGATATTCTGTATCCAAAGTTCAACTGAATATCCGGTTGAGCAATTTCTACCTCATAACGCCCCCCTCCATGTTCAGTAATATCGGCATTTATATTGTAGAACAAGCCATCTACATAGCGAGTTGGAGTTAAGTGATCAACAGCGTTTAGGACAGGTATCCCATTGTCGTCTGTTATAGTAATAATCTTACTTTTTAGGTTACTGTTATGATTTTGTTCCTCGTTAAAGCGATTGTCCTTAAGGTTATAATAATGCCAATCTTCATCCAAATACACCATAATGTGATTGGGTAGACGGGTAAAATCCGCCGGAATTCCATTTGCTCGCAGAATATAAATAGCCAGGATGCGATATTGTGTATCACTTAGATACTTTTGCTGTGCCATGATATCCATTCGTGGCAATCCTGAAAGAGCCTTAGATAAGTCTATTTTATATTTCTTCTTCTGCCACTTAAGTGCTTTCTGCACTTGTTTGCGAGTATCCTTGTGCTTGTGCACAAAGCTTTTAGGATATAGTGATGCATGTTTTTTGCTTAAGTATGGCTTAGGCAATTCTTCATAAAATACGCTTGGAGAGAACAATTCAGCTGGCATATCTCGATCATGACTTCGCCAAAATCGATACACAGCTTCGAATAGATCGGCATCTGCCTGCCATAAAAACTTTGGATCGTAAGCTCTTAGAAAATCCAAATATTCTTCTTCCACAGGTTTGTTATGCTGCCAGAACTTCTCAAACTCATTCAAGTTTCCTCGAAACAATATCGCTATACTATCCTCAACCGTTGAGCTTTTCGCTTGCATTAGCCAGCTATCTATAGCATTTTGCCGCTTAGTTTTACGCCGTTCAATTTCTGTGCGATACTCTGCGGGCGCTTCTCGCCACACCATCTCGTTTGCTGGATATTGCATAACCACATCGATATCTGTTATGGGTTCATCAGATAGAATAAGTTCCACAGCTATTTTCTTCATCTCAGAAGCTTTTACCAGCTTGAGAGCATGTTTACCTTCTTTGTATGCCGAAAGATAAAAGTCTCCGCTTCCGGCACTAAATCCAAGTGTTCCATGCTCATTGCTTTTTAGGCTAATGATGCTTCGCAATGCTCCCCAATTATAAACCATCACATTGATCGTTGCATCTGCAACAGGATTCCCATTTATATCGATGCAGATGGCATCTACTCTACGGGTGCGCTCACGGGCATAATTGGGCGTTGAATTGATAATAGTATCATAGCGTCCTTGCACCAATACTTCATCATCTGCTGCTGCCAAACTGCCCTCGGCAAGGATCATCACGGTTTTGTCGATCATGCCGCTAAACCATGTTTGATCCGGAAAATATGCAGCATCCATATCTCCTGTGTAATGCCATTCATCGTCCAAATACACTTCAGCCCAAGCATGATTATTATCCATGTGTGCCCACCAGGGAGTGCTTGCAGGCCGTGAAGGCAAGCCAACCGTTCGCGCTGCCGCCACAAAAAGGATTTGCATTTCTTCACAGCGACCAACTAAGGATTTCTGTGTAATATCTAAAGGATTCTGATCTCTACCGCTAGTTTGTTTAAATTGTAGCTTTTCCACGCACCAAGCTGCACAAGCCCGATAGCGTTCCAATGGATCTGCAATCTCCAAAACCAAATCCAATCCATCCTCCAGCATCGCTTTCCGATAAGCACTCAGGCGTTCATCCGAAACACTTTGCCGTGCCACATAAGAAAGGAAAAACTCTGGGGAGTATTGCAAGCCCTTATTGTCCAGCAGATTAACAATCTCCTTGTAGTTGCTTTCTAACACTTCACTA
Proteins encoded in this window:
- a CDS encoding transglutaminase-like domain-containing protein; translation: MSKFFLACIMLFMALSLDAVLPTDLSVSGNPELFSRLKDKAISNLQKLPTEKSKAYRQLLVDNNNIVMAYLIAYEQDSKLAESDSEVLESNYKEIVNLLDNKGLQYSPEFFLSYVARQSVSDERLSAYRKAMLEDGLDLVLEIADPLERYRACAAWCVEKLQFKQTSGRDQNPLDITQKSLVGRCEEMQILFVAAARTVGLPSRPASTPWWAHMDNNHAWAEVYLDDEWHYTGDMDAAYFPDQTWFSGMIDKTVMILAEGSLAAADDEVLVQGRYDTIINSTPNYARERTRRVDAICIDINGNPVADATINVMVYNWGALRSIISLKSNEHGTLGFSAGSGDFYLSAYKEGKHALKLVKASEMKKIAVELILSDEPITDIDVVMQYPANEMVWREAPAEYRTEIERRKTKRQNAIDSWLMQAKSSTVEDSIAILFRGNLNEFEKFWQHNKPVEEEYLDFLRAYDPKFLWQADADLFEAVYRFWRSHDRDMPAELFSPSVFYEELPKPYLSKKHASLYPKSFVHKHKDTRKQVQKALKWQKKKYKIDLSKALSGLPRMDIMAQQKYLSDTQYRILAIYILRANGIPADFTRLPNHIMVYLDEDWHYYNLKDNRFNEEQNHNSNLKSKIITITDDNGIPVLNAVDHLTPTRYVDGLFYNINADITEHGGGRYEVEIAQPDIQLNFGYRISNSETAFMLITLSDTADTLNIVAERYPRTWEPADEDFLLIMDESTLNEAQLVILGNHDQENSLRVLQKVMDLGMDYHFYGYTQQSSWHKLRNYEFSPTWQSFVRDDPSLASRTITLYKHAGVWKKYEGIWERLPN